A genomic stretch from Salarias fasciatus chromosome 18, fSalaFa1.1, whole genome shotgun sequence includes:
- the tmbim1a gene encoding transmembrane BAX inhibitor motif containing 1a: MSRSDYPPGYDDSHGPLYGPQGGGYPQPPAYGFPSYGGPQPGQPAAPYPAGPNAPLYPGQPGGYPPGPYPGQPQPGGQPRAGYPAPPPMPPIIPPTIPSDVLHSGDEFAAAGSGWDDLSIRHAFIRKVYLILASQLLVTTAIVAVFTFVQPVRSFVQRNQAVYWASYGVYFVTHLVLVCCKGPRRKFPWNVILLFIFTLALSYMTGSVSSYYDTKAVFLALGITAVVCIAVTVFCFQTKVDFTKCRGLFCVLGIVMFVTGIITIIVLSFKYIPWLHMLYAALGAIVFTLFLAYHTQLLIGNRKYSISPEEYVFAALSIYTDIIQIFLFLLQIIGASTK, encoded by the exons ATGTCGAGGTCGGACTACCCTCCAGGGTACGACGACTCCCACGGCCCGCTGTACGGACCTCAGGGTGGGGGCTACCCTCAGCCCCCGGCGTACGGCTTCCCCTCCTACGGCGGCCCGCAGCCGGGCCAGCCCGCCGCCCCCTACCCCGCTGGTCCCAATGCCCCCCTGTACCCGGGCCAGCCGGGGGGCTATCCTCCGGGCCCTTACCCGGGGCAGCCTCAGCCCGGCGGGCAGCCGAGGGCGGGCtaccccgccccgccgcccatGCCCCCGATCATCCCGCCCACCATCCCCTCAGACGTGCTGCACTCCG GTGATGAGTTCGCAGCGGCGGGCAGCGGCTGGGACGACCTGAGCATCCGACACGCCTTCATCAGAAAG GTTTATTTGATTTTGGCGTCCCAGCTCCTCGTCACCACCGCCATCGTGGCCGTGTTCACAtttgt CCAGCCTGTTAGAAGCTTTGTGCAGAGAAACCAGGCTGTGTACTGGGCATCCTA CGGAGTGTACTTCGTCACCCATCTGGTGCTGGTCTGCTGTAAAGGTCCCCG gaggaaGTTTCCGTGGAACGTCATTCTGCTGTTCATCTTC ACTCTGGCTTTGTCCTACATGACAGGATCCGTATCAAG TTATTATGACACAAAAGCCGTGTTTCTGGCTCTGGGGATCACTGCCGTCGTCTGCATCGCCGTCACCGTCTTCTGCTTCCAGACGAAG GTCGATTTCACCAAGTGCCGCGGGCTTTTCTGCGTCCTCGGGATCGTCATGTTTGTGACGGGCATCATCACAATCATTGTGCTGTCCTTCAAATAC ATCCCATGGCTTCACATGCTCTACGCAGCTTTAGGCGCCATCGTCTTCACTCTG TTTCTGGCGTATCACACCCAGCTGCTGATCGGAAACAGGAAGTACTCCATCAGTCCGGAGGAGTACGTGTTTGCTGCGCTCTCCATTTACACCGACATCATCCAGATCTTCCTTTTCCTGCTGCAAATAATCGGCGCTTCCACAAAATAA